A portion of the Musa acuminata AAA Group cultivar baxijiao chromosome BXJ1-1, Cavendish_Baxijiao_AAA, whole genome shotgun sequence genome contains these proteins:
- the LOC135673003 gene encoding PX domain-containing protein EREL1-like isoform X3, which yields MHLKKTFPRRDIPAAPPKHAFLRINASRMLLEERRRALEEWMGKLLSDIEFSRSALVAGFLELEVAARSAFQYANNHPTEPSSTDSTAAPSLIPARPSSSASVADCSKIASKSHTVAAKSPSMPSDICSDNADETSDLETPRKGKIREFNTSTEDLTFHDVNNGILGESFLDQPEDFIKTKLNQRRGYLVSERDMTGGSTFRDRVESISSDHDHDKLYGHARRLSSESIGSDISSIRGSELSFTGATNSLWDGSLDVPVGAEISNAMDAFAGLGTQSLDNAQIVLPIDQRHKLNRVLLTMQRRLGTAKTDMEDLIARLNQEMAVKEYLTTKVKDLEVELEATEQKGKENLQQAVFIERERVTQMQWDMDELRRKCSEMESKLKLEQNEKSRAELDKMTASDEKKLLLQELGSKQEELLNMRKHLEEQESKSKADIKVLVKEVKFLRKSQAELKELMNQTLKEKSELEGFLHKEKQKWSNAKSASKNLLHECRVLRDRLQECSVNFLADEEDKFTISPSSLSDALDLLATSDNRIGLLLAEAQLLARNDEEACIDDDDAQTSEFSGSGIASNGDNPMRADDNDDEMRNILTDMFIDNARLRKQVNSVIRCALNTVIKPEREESNEVSSRKTVLNRFLER from the exons CTTAAGAAGACATTTCCTAGAAGAGATATTCCTGCAGCCCCACCAAAGCATGCATTTTTGAGAATAAATGCCAGCCGGATGCTTCTAGAAGAG AGAAGGCGTGCTCTGGAAGAATGGATGGGAAAGTTACTCTCTGACATAGAGTTCTCTAGAAGTGCACTAGTGGCAGGTTTTCTTGAGCTAGAAGTTGCTGCAAGATCAG CATTTCAGTATGCGAATAATCATCCTACAGAACCAAGTTCAACAGATTCTACTGCTGCACCCTCTTTAATTCCTGCTAGACCTAGTTCAAGTGCTTCTGTTGCTGATTGTTCGAAAATTGCATCGAAGTCTCATACAGTTGCGGCAAAGTCTCCCTCCATGCCATCAGATATCTGTAGTGACAATGCAGATGAAACATCAGACCTTGAAACTCCAAGAAAAGGAAAGATTCGAGAATTTAATACTAGCACTGAAGATCTGACATTTCATGATGTTAATAATGGCATTTTAGGTGAATCATTTCTGGATCAACCCGAAGATTTCATTAAAACTAAGTTAAACCAAAGAAGGGGGTACCTTGTTTCCGAGAGAGATATGACTGGTGGAAGCACTTTCAGAGACAGAGTAGAGTCCATATCATCAGATCatgaccatgataaactctatggtcatgctcgaaggctctcttctgaaagcATTGGGAGTGATATAAGTTCTATAAGAGGCAGTGAACTATCATTCACGGGTGCCACCAATTCACTTTGGGACGGTTCCCTCGATGTCCCTGTTGGTGCTGAAATTTCAAATGCCATGGATGCTTTTGCTGGCTTGGGGACACAATCTCTTGATAATGCACAAATTGTCCTTCCAATTGATCAAAGGCATAAATTGAATAGAGTTCTCCTCACTATGCAACGAAGGTTAGGAACAGCAAAAACTGATATGGAGGATCTTATAGCACGATTGAATCAAGAAATGGCTGTGAAAGAATATCTGACGACAAAG GTCAAGGATTTAGAGGTTGAACTGGAAGCCACTGAACAGAAAGGTAAAGAAAATTTGCAGCAAGCTGTCtttattgaaagagaaagagtgacCCAAATGCAATGGGATATGGATGAACTACGTAGAAAGTGTTCAGAGATGGAATCAAAACTCAAGCTTGAACAA AATGAAAAAAGTCGTGCAGAATTGGATAAGATGACTGCTAGTGATGAAAAAAAATTGTTGCTGCAGGAGCTAGGTAGTAAACAGGAAGAATTACTGAACATGCGAAAGCACCTAGAAGAACAAGAATCGAAATCAAAAGCTGATATCAAAGTCCTCGTCAAGGAAGTGAAGTTCCTTAGGAAATCTCAAGCAGAGCTCAAGGAATTGATGAATCAAACTTTAAAAGAGAAGTCAGAGTTAGAG GGATTTcttcataaagaaaagcaaaaatggtcAAATGCAAAATCAGCAAGCAAAAATCTTCTTCATGAATGCAGAGTTCTTCGTGATCGGCTGCAAGAATGCAGTGTTAATTTTCTTGCAGACGAGGAAGACAAGTTCACTATTAGCCCTTCGTCACTCTCTGATGCTTTAGATCTCCTGGCAACTTCAGATAATCGGATAGGTCTCCTCCTTGCTGAG GCTCAACTACTTGCAAGGAATGATGAAGAGGCTtgcattgatgatgatgatgctcaaACTAGTGAATTTTCTGGTTCTGGGATTGCGTCAAATGGCGATAACCCAATGAGAGCAGACGACAACGACGACGAGATGAGAAATATACTTACTGATATGTTCATAGACAATGCGAGATTAAGGAAACAAGTAAATTCAGTTATTCGATGTGCCTTGAATACAGTTATAAAACCAGAGAGAGAAGAAAGCAACGAAGTTTCCTCCAGAAAGACTGTTCTCAACCGATTCTTGGAGAGATGA